In the Mastacembelus armatus chromosome 17, fMasArm1.2, whole genome shotgun sequence genome, one interval contains:
- the LOC113134900 gene encoding transcription factor AP-1-like: MSRKMEATFYDEAVNASNSQHDGTAVYGFNPKTLKQTMTLNLNDPKNFKPQLGAKALDILTSPDVGLLKLASPELERLIIQSCSGLTTPTPTQFICSKNITDEQEGFAEGFVRALAELHYQQQIPAVHPDAQTGATSSMAPGSAASENGGIPYSCTVRTEPPEYTNLASFRAVGSASAAASERHQPTSYPAAPQPSHNHHVDHQLAAAQHPRLHSLKEEPQTVPEISGETPPLSPIDMETQERIKAERKRMRNRVAASKCRKRKLERISRLEERVKNLKSQNTELVSSANVLRDELALLKQKVMDHVNSGCQLILTQQLQAY, translated from the coding sequence ATGTCCCGAAAAATGGAAGCGACGTTCTACGACGAAGCCGTGAATGCCTCCAACTCTCAGCATGACGGGACGGCGGTGTATGGGTTCAACCCTAAAACCCTCAAGCAGACCATGACCCTGAACCTAAACGACCCGAAAAACTTCAAACCCCAGCTGGGCGCCAAGGCCCTGGACATCCTGACGTCTCCTGACGTCGGGTTACTGAAGCTGGCCTCGCCTGAACTCGAGAGATTAATCATCCAGTCCTGCAGCGGGCTGACGACTCCCACCCCGACCCAGTTCATCTGTTCCAAGAACATCACCGACGAGCAGGAGGGCTTTGCTGAAGGCTTTGTGAGGGCACTGGCTGAGCTTCACTACCAGCAGCAGATACCGGCCGTTCACCCAGACGCACAGACCGGCGCAACCAGCAGCATGGCGCCCGGCTCTGCTGCGTCCGAGAACGGAGGGATCCCCTACAGCTGCACGGTGCGTACCGAGCCGCCGGAGTACACAAACTTAGCCTCTTTCAGGGCTGTGGGGTCTGCGTCCGCAGCTGCCAGCGAGAGACACCAACCTACAAGTTACCCTGCCGCCCCACAACCGTCCCACAACCACCATGTGGACCACCAGCTGGCGGCAGCGCAGCACCCGCGGCTACACTCCCTTAAAGAGGAGCCACAGACGGTGCCCGAGATCTCCGGAGAGACTCCGCCGCTGTCCCCCATCGACATGGAAACCCAGGAGCGCATCAAAGCGGAGAGGAAGCGCATGAGGAACAGGGTGGCTGCGTCCAAATGCCGGAAAAGGAAGCTGGAAAGGATCTCACGACTCGAGGAGAGGGTGAAAAACCTGAAGAGCCAAAACACGGAGTTGGTTTCCTCTGCCAACGTCCTCCGGGACGAGCTGGCTCTGCTCAAGCAAAAGGTCATGGACCACGTTAACAGCGGGTGTCAGCTCATTTTGACGCAGCAGCTCCAAGCATACTAG